In Macaca fascicularis isolate 582-1 chromosome 15, T2T-MFA8v1.1, one genomic interval encodes:
- the TXN gene encoding thioredoxin isoform X1 has product MVKQIESKAAFQEALNTAGDKLVVVDFSATWCGPCKMIKPFFHSLSEKYSNVVFLEVDVDDCQDVASECEVKCMPTFQFFKKGQKVGEFSGANKEKLEATINELV; this is encoded by the exons GCTGCTTTTCAGGAAGCCTTGAACACCGCAGGTGATAAACTTGTAGTAGTTGACTTCTCAGCCACGTGGTGTGGGCCTTGCAAAATGATCAAGCCTTTCTTTCAT tcCCTCTCTGAAAAGTATTCCAACGTGGTATTCCTTGAAGTAGATGTGGATGACTGTCAG GATGTTGCTTCAGAGTGTGAAGTCAAATGCATGCCAACATTCCAGTTTTTTAAGAAGGGACAAAAG GTGGGTGAATTTTCTGGAGCCAATAAGGAAAAGCTTGAAGCCACCATTAATGAATTAGTCTAA
- the TXN gene encoding thioredoxin isoform X2, with amino-acid sequence MVKQIESKAAFQEALNTAGDKLVVVDFSATWCGPCKMIKPFFHDVASECEVKCMPTFQFFKKGQKVGEFSGANKEKLEATINELV; translated from the exons GCTGCTTTTCAGGAAGCCTTGAACACCGCAGGTGATAAACTTGTAGTAGTTGACTTCTCAGCCACGTGGTGTGGGCCTTGCAAAATGATCAAGCCTTTCTTTCAT GATGTTGCTTCAGAGTGTGAAGTCAAATGCATGCCAACATTCCAGTTTTTTAAGAAGGGACAAAAG GTGGGTGAATTTTCTGGAGCCAATAAGGAAAAGCTTGAAGCCACCATTAATGAATTAGTCTAA